The Saccharopolyspora gloriosae genome window below encodes:
- a CDS encoding YkvA family protein produces MIAVGGVLVLAGLITLVVGDWSGQWWLLPGGLIAAGIGVLVAGVVARVRRRLAPLRAARRVASSAPGTGGPVQRLRAIPSMIAAPWRGGEAAVPRYQTVLWLAGVLYLIWPLDVIPDLLPLVGITDDIGVGAWLVTSLYAEAGNQIARQRAIGAAEQD; encoded by the coding sequence ATGATCGCCGTGGGTGGAGTGCTCGTGCTGGCGGGCTTGATCACGCTCGTGGTCGGGGACTGGAGCGGGCAGTGGTGGTTGCTGCCCGGTGGCCTGATCGCGGCCGGGATCGGGGTGCTGGTGGCCGGGGTGGTGGCGCGGGTGCGCCGCAGGCTCGCCCCGCTGCGGGCGGCTCGCCGGGTCGCGTCGTCGGCTCCCGGCACGGGTGGGCCGGTGCAGCGGCTGCGCGCGATCCCGTCGATGATCGCGGCGCCGTGGCGCGGTGGGGAGGCGGCGGTGCCGCGGTACCAGACGGTGCTGTGGCTGGCGGGGGTGCTGTACTTGATCTGGCCGCTCGACGTGATCCCGGACCTGTTGCCGCTGGTGGGGATCACCGATGACATCGGGGTCGGTGCCTGGCTGGTCACGAGCCTCTACGCGGAGGCGGGCAACCAGATCGCCCGGCAGCGCGCGATCGGTGCCGCGGAGCAGGACTGA
- a CDS encoding DoxX family protein, translating to MDIARDLFAFIARLAIGIVLIAHGLQKFLGLGMPMISDAFGRLGIPLPAIAAWFTVLVEIVGGALLILGLLLPIVGVLIALLMAGAAWFVHLPYGLFSPNGYELVLVIGVAALALGFNGGRWSIDHGLLSRFARREPSPAGDRR from the coding sequence ATGGACATCGCGCGAGACCTGTTCGCCTTCATCGCCCGGCTCGCCATCGGCATCGTGCTCATCGCCCACGGCCTGCAGAAGTTCCTCGGGCTCGGCATGCCGATGATCAGCGACGCCTTCGGGCGGCTGGGCATCCCGCTGCCCGCGATCGCCGCCTGGTTCACCGTGCTCGTCGAGATCGTCGGCGGCGCGCTGCTCATCCTCGGCCTGCTGCTGCCGATCGTCGGAGTGCTCATCGCACTGCTCATGGCCGGCGCGGCCTGGTTCGTGCACCTGCCCTACGGGCTGTTCAGCCCCAACGGCTACGAACTCGTGCTGGTCATCGGAGTCGCCGCGCTCGCCCTCGGGTTCAACGGCGGGCGCTGGTCGATCGACCACGGGCTGCTCAGCCGCTTCGCCCGCCGCGAACCGAGCCCGGCGGGCGACCGACGCTGA
- a CDS encoding acyl-CoA dehydrogenase family protein: protein MNPNFETYRLADEHDALREAVRALAEKEIAPHAADVDEQERYPQEALDALVKAGFAAVHVPEVYGGEGADSIATCIVIEEVARVCASSSLIPAVNKLGTMPIILSGSEDLKKKVLGDLAAGNATASYALSEREAGSDAGSMKTRAHRDGDNWVLNGSKCWITNGGVSSWYTVMAVTDPDKGANGISAFVVHKDDPGFVVGPKEKKLGIKGSPTVELYFEDCTIPGDRIIGEPGTGFKTALRTLDHTRPTIGAQAIGIAQGALDAAIDYVKERKQFGKSISDFQGVQFMLADMAMKIEAARHMVYISAARAERGEGNLGFISAAAKCFASDVAMEVTTDAVQLFGGAGYTRDFPVERMMRDAKITQIYEGTNQIQRMVMARALLKG, encoded by the coding sequence GTGAACCCGAACTTCGAGACCTACCGGCTGGCCGACGAGCACGACGCCCTGCGCGAAGCGGTGCGCGCACTCGCCGAGAAGGAGATCGCGCCGCACGCCGCCGACGTCGACGAGCAGGAGCGCTACCCCCAGGAAGCGCTCGACGCCCTGGTCAAGGCCGGTTTCGCCGCCGTGCACGTGCCCGAGGTCTACGGCGGCGAAGGCGCCGACTCCATCGCCACCTGCATCGTCATCGAGGAAGTCGCCCGCGTCTGCGCCTCGTCCTCGCTGATCCCCGCGGTGAACAAGCTCGGCACCATGCCGATCATCCTGTCCGGCTCCGAGGACCTCAAGAAGAAGGTCCTCGGCGACCTCGCCGCGGGCAACGCCACCGCCTCCTACGCGCTGTCGGAGCGCGAAGCCGGTTCCGACGCGGGCTCCATGAAGACCCGCGCCCACCGCGACGGCGACAACTGGGTCCTCAACGGCAGCAAGTGCTGGATCACCAACGGCGGCGTGTCCAGCTGGTACACCGTCATGGCCGTGACCGACCCCGACAAGGGCGCCAACGGCATCAGCGCGTTCGTCGTGCACAAGGACGACCCGGGCTTCGTGGTCGGCCCGAAGGAGAAGAAGCTCGGCATCAAGGGCTCGCCCACCGTGGAGCTCTACTTCGAGGACTGCACCATCCCCGGCGACCGCATCATCGGCGAGCCCGGCACCGGCTTCAAGACCGCGCTGCGCACCCTCGACCACACCCGCCCCACCATCGGCGCCCAGGCCATCGGCATCGCCCAGGGCGCGCTGGACGCGGCGATCGACTACGTCAAGGAGCGCAAGCAGTTCGGCAAGTCCATCAGCGACTTCCAGGGCGTGCAGTTCATGCTCGCCGACATGGCGATGAAGATCGAGGCCGCCCGGCACATGGTCTACATCTCCGCGGCACGCGCCGAGCGCGGTGAGGGCAACCTCGGGTTCATCTCCGCCGCCGCGAAGTGCTTCGCCTCCGACGTGGCCATGGAGGTCACCACCGACGCCGTGCAGCTGTTCGGCGGCGCCGGCTACACCCGCGACTTCCCGGTCGAGCGGATGATGCGCGACGCCAAGATCACCCAGATCTACGAGGGCACCAACCAGATCCAGCGCATGGTGATGGCCCGCGCGCTGCTCAAGGGCTGA
- a CDS encoding TetR family transcriptional regulator, which produces MPEQPRPRAGRTPQGRRRIRGTVSLAALDLFAANGFEATTVDQIAEAAGVGRRTFFRYFRSKEDAVFGDHEERLADVAEFLEGATGAEEPLLVVSRAAEEVLDTYLAEPEVSLQRFALTRQVSSLRDKEIASTDGYQRAFARYLRGRYAHEQDGALRAAVAAAAIVAAHNQVLREWLKSGAELDARTRLRGALAVVRTGLASAWEGAGEDVVVGVVRTGAPAAAVLKQLEEALRGLPEAGR; this is translated from the coding sequence ATGCCCGAGCAGCCCCGACCGCGAGCCGGTCGCACTCCGCAGGGACGTCGCCGGATCCGCGGCACGGTGTCGCTGGCGGCGCTGGACCTGTTCGCGGCCAACGGGTTCGAGGCGACCACGGTGGACCAGATCGCCGAGGCGGCGGGCGTCGGCAGGCGCACCTTCTTCCGGTACTTCCGGTCCAAGGAGGACGCCGTGTTCGGTGATCACGAGGAGCGGCTCGCCGACGTCGCGGAGTTCCTGGAGGGCGCCACCGGTGCCGAGGAGCCGCTGCTGGTGGTGAGCCGGGCCGCCGAGGAGGTGCTGGACACCTACCTCGCCGAACCCGAGGTGTCGCTGCAGCGCTTCGCGCTGACCCGGCAGGTGTCGTCGTTGCGGGACAAGGAGATCGCCAGCACCGACGGCTACCAGCGGGCGTTCGCCCGCTACCTGCGGGGCCGCTACGCCCACGAGCAGGACGGGGCGCTGCGGGCGGCGGTGGCCGCGGCGGCGATCGTGGCCGCGCACAACCAGGTGCTGCGGGAATGGCTCAAGAGCGGCGCGGAGCTCGACGCGCGCACCCGGCTGCGCGGAGCTCTGGCGGTCGTGCGCACCGGCCTGGCCTCGGCCTGGGAGGGCGCCGGTGAGGACGTCGTCGTCGGTGTCGTGCGCACCGGGGCACCCGCCGCGGCGGTGCTCAAACAGCTGGAGGAAGCGCTCCGGGGTCTGCCCGAGGCCGGCCGGTAA
- a CDS encoding FAD-dependent monooxygenase produces the protein MDVVIVGGGPNGMMLACELALGGVRPIVLERSTEPSEEPRSNGLVGQVVRMVDRRGLFERLSDRPGPPQPNSGYFMFAAMPLDLGLLDDSPLYNLPVPESTLVRVLAERAAALGAEIRRGHELTGLAQDDDGVALTVRGPAGRDYELRTRYVVGADGAHSPVRKAAGIGFPGVTYDRTTSRTAHAVVPHDRLDPTTGALEVPGHGPVLPFLPVRTARGGFSYAPLPGLPPLVATVEWDQPASGEPLTFDEMRDSITRVLGVEVPIEPPPGEGPHVLRRINGGSTRVADRYRDGRVFLVGDAAHVFAAGGTGLNLGLQDAINLGWKLAAAIRGGADVLDTYAAERRPIADRAITYSQAQAALLSPGDDITGLRRLFGELLTRSDVVRVLADLVAGADVRHPVGDGAHPLAGWPAPDLTLRTAGGAVRLAELVRGGTPLLIDLSERGDLRADGIEVVRATADTDVSALLLRPDSYVVWASSEARPDQEELRIAVERWFGVPADA, from the coding sequence ATGGACGTGGTCATCGTCGGTGGCGGACCCAACGGCATGATGCTCGCGTGCGAGCTCGCGCTCGGCGGTGTCCGCCCGATCGTGCTCGAACGCTCGACCGAGCCCAGTGAGGAACCCCGGTCCAACGGTCTCGTCGGGCAGGTCGTGCGGATGGTCGACCGCCGCGGGCTTTTCGAGCGGCTCAGCGACCGGCCCGGCCCGCCGCAGCCCAACAGCGGCTACTTCATGTTCGCCGCGATGCCGCTCGATCTCGGGCTGCTCGACGACAGCCCCCTCTACAACCTCCCGGTACCGGAGTCGACGCTCGTGCGGGTCTTGGCGGAACGCGCCGCGGCACTCGGTGCCGAGATCCGCCGCGGCCACGAGCTCACCGGTCTCGCCCAGGACGACGACGGCGTCGCGCTCACCGTCCGCGGCCCCGCCGGGCGGGACTACGAGCTGCGCACGCGCTACGTCGTCGGCGCGGACGGCGCGCACAGCCCCGTCCGCAAGGCCGCGGGCATCGGCTTCCCCGGTGTCACCTACGACCGCACGACGAGCCGCACCGCGCACGCCGTCGTGCCGCACGATCGGCTCGACCCGACCACGGGCGCGCTGGAGGTGCCCGGTCACGGGCCGGTGCTGCCGTTCCTGCCCGTCCGCACCGCACGCGGCGGCTTCTCCTACGCGCCGCTGCCCGGCCTCCCGCCACTGGTCGCCACCGTCGAGTGGGACCAGCCCGCCTCCGGCGAGCCCCTGACCTTCGACGAGATGCGGGACAGCATCACCCGGGTGCTCGGCGTCGAGGTGCCGATCGAGCCGCCGCCCGGCGAGGGTCCGCACGTGCTGCGGCGGATCAACGGCGGCAGCACCCGGGTCGCCGACCGGTACCGGGACGGCCGGGTCTTCCTCGTCGGCGACGCGGCGCACGTGTTCGCCGCCGGTGGCACCGGCCTCAACCTCGGCTTGCAGGACGCGATCAACCTGGGCTGGAAGCTCGCGGCCGCGATCAGGGGCGGCGCCGACGTCCTCGACACCTACGCTGCCGAGCGGCGCCCGATCGCCGACCGCGCCATCACGTACTCCCAGGCCCAGGCCGCGCTGCTCTCCCCCGGCGACGACATCACCGGCCTGCGTCGGCTGTTCGGCGAGCTGCTCACCCGATCGGACGTCGTGCGGGTCCTCGCCGACCTCGTCGCCGGCGCGGACGTGCGCCACCCGGTCGGTGACGGCGCCCATCCGCTCGCCGGCTGGCCCGCTCCCGATCTGACCCTTCGCACCGCCGGCGGGGCGGTCCGCCTGGCCGAGCTGGTCCGCGGCGGGACGCCTCTGCTGATCGACCTCTCCGAGCGCGGCGACCTGCGCGCCGACGGCATCGAGGTCGTGCGCGCCACGGCGGACACCGACGTCAGCGCGCTGCTGCTCCGCCCGGACTCCTACGTCGTGTGGGCGTCATCGGAGGCTCGCCCCGACCAGGAGGAGCTGCGCATCGCCGTCGAGCGGTGGTTCGGCGTCCCGGCCGACGCCTAG
- a CDS encoding TetR family transcriptional regulator: MVMEDGGLRERKKRETRLALSQATIRLALERGFDDVSVDDIAAAANVSARTFRNYFTSKAEAVVAAHVERGHRIVEVLRERPADEPLWDAVTHAVLAQFEPPEGRTASPAEQRYTSALQRLLAEPAIRHEVQRAQLTSQDELVAAIADRTGADTTDLYPQVVAAVTGTGLATAMAHWTRDPTRSLVSLLREVFAQIRTGLPEPR; encoded by the coding sequence ATGGTGATGGAGGACGGCGGGCTGCGCGAGCGCAAGAAGCGCGAGACCCGCCTCGCGTTGAGCCAGGCCACCATCCGGCTCGCCCTGGAGCGCGGGTTCGACGACGTTTCGGTGGACGACATCGCCGCCGCGGCGAACGTCTCCGCGCGCACCTTCCGCAACTACTTCACGAGCAAGGCCGAAGCCGTCGTCGCAGCGCACGTCGAGCGCGGGCACCGCATCGTCGAGGTGCTGCGGGAACGCCCGGCTGACGAACCGCTCTGGGACGCGGTCACCCACGCGGTCCTCGCGCAGTTCGAGCCGCCGGAAGGCAGAACCGCCTCCCCGGCCGAGCAGCGGTACACCTCGGCGCTCCAGAGGCTGCTGGCCGAGCCCGCGATCCGGCACGAGGTGCAGCGCGCGCAGCTCACATCGCAGGACGAACTGGTCGCCGCCATCGCCGACCGCACCGGCGCCGACACCACCGACCTGTACCCGCAGGTCGTCGCCGCGGTGACCGGCACCGGCCTCGCCACGGCGATGGCGCACTGGACGCGTGACCCGACCCGGTCGCTGGTGTCCCTGCTGCGCGAGGTCTTCGCCCAGATCCGAACCGGGCTGCCCGAACCCCGATAG
- a CDS encoding N-acyl-D-amino-acid deacylase family protein gives MTAPEPPALLTPVLLPPVLLTGARLVDGTGTAPREADVLITGSTITAVEPPGILPAHGAVEDLTGLTLAPGFIDAHSHADNAPLLTEDDTTKILQGVTTEVVGNCGFSLAPRSTAHAGTLGDFLRRLFPPTEFTWSNFQDLFARTDAAGYVTNHCPLVGHGSLRIAATGTSDRPADDTALHAMRAALEEGMSAGAFGLSSGLGYPPAMFASTRELAAVAEVLGGDGLYATHLRDEGAHLQDSIDEALRIGQVAGRTQLSHLKAAGRDNWGAMAAALTRIARARHTGAEVLQDVYPYTASSTMLTALLPADFLGTDPDTLIARLSGKAGRAELRAELGGRDDWDDILVATTAGHQDEGRTLAELAAERATGPVDVLADLLVRERLRVAMIHFSMQDTDLRQALADEHTMIGSDGLPPGNGGKPHPRLHGTFPRVLGRYCRDLGLLSLPEAVRKMTSLPARAFRIPNRGLVAPGQVADLVAFDSATVRDVGGYRDPVHPPAGIRRVWLGGRLVVDRGRYLGGRNGRRLTPSH, from the coding sequence GTGACCGCACCCGAGCCGCCCGCGCTCCTGACCCCCGTCCTCCTGCCCCCCGTTCTCCTGACCGGAGCGCGACTCGTCGACGGCACCGGCACCGCCCCGCGCGAAGCCGACGTCCTGATCACCGGCAGCACCATCACCGCCGTCGAACCGCCCGGCATCCTCCCCGCGCACGGCGCCGTCGAGGACCTCACCGGGCTCACCCTCGCGCCCGGCTTCATCGACGCCCACTCCCACGCCGACAACGCACCGCTGCTCACCGAGGACGACACCACCAAGATCCTGCAAGGCGTCACCACCGAGGTCGTCGGCAACTGCGGGTTCAGCCTCGCCCCGCGCAGCACCGCACACGCCGGCACCCTCGGCGACTTCCTGCGCCGCCTGTTCCCGCCGACCGAGTTCACCTGGTCGAACTTCCAGGACCTGTTCGCCCGCACCGACGCCGCCGGGTACGTCACCAACCACTGCCCCCTGGTGGGGCACGGCAGCCTGCGCATCGCCGCCACCGGCACCTCCGACCGCCCTGCCGACGACACGGCGCTGCACGCCATGCGCGCCGCACTGGAGGAAGGCATGTCGGCGGGCGCCTTCGGCCTCTCCAGCGGACTCGGCTACCCGCCGGCGATGTTCGCGAGCACCCGCGAACTCGCCGCCGTGGCCGAAGTCCTCGGCGGCGACGGGCTCTACGCCACCCACCTGCGCGACGAAGGCGCCCACCTGCAGGACTCCATCGACGAAGCGCTGCGCATCGGCCAGGTCGCGGGGCGCACCCAGCTGTCCCACCTCAAGGCCGCCGGGCGCGACAACTGGGGTGCGATGGCGGCCGCGCTGACCCGGATCGCCCGCGCCCGGCACACCGGAGCCGAAGTCCTGCAGGACGTCTACCCCTACACCGCCTCCTCGACGATGCTCACCGCACTGCTGCCCGCCGACTTCCTCGGCACCGATCCCGACACCCTCATCGCCCGGCTGTCCGGCAAGGCGGGGCGGGCCGAGCTGCGCGCGGAACTCGGCGGGCGCGACGACTGGGACGACATCCTCGTCGCCACCACCGCCGGTCACCAGGACGAAGGCCGCACGCTCGCCGAACTCGCGGCCGAGCGGGCGACCGGGCCGGTCGACGTGCTCGCCGACCTGCTCGTGCGGGAACGGCTCCGGGTGGCGATGATCCACTTCTCGATGCAGGACACCGATCTGCGCCAGGCGCTGGCCGACGAGCACACCATGATCGGATCGGACGGCCTGCCGCCCGGCAACGGCGGCAAGCCGCACCCGCGGTTGCACGGGACCTTCCCGCGCGTGCTCGGGCGCTACTGCCGCGACCTCGGCCTGCTCTCGCTGCCGGAGGCCGTGCGCAAGATGACCTCGTTGCCCGCGCGGGCGTTCCGCATCCCGAACCGGGGTCTCGTCGCTCCCGGTCAGGTTGCCGACCTCGTCGCCTTCGACTCCGCGACCGTGCGCGACGTCGGCGGCTACCGCGACCCCGTCCACCCGCCGGCCGGAATCCGGCGGGTGTGGCTGGGCGGTCGTCTCGTGGTCGACCGCGGCCGCTACCTGGGCGGCAGGAACGGCCGACGGCTCACCCCGAGCCACTGA
- a CDS encoding DUF5703 family protein: MSDEQDPETSSLPAPATGGVRDVGWTDDKWEYRPLRLPPGITRPSAATQLSIHAEFSGWELSRVLLYADGTRKVWLRRRRSTPGIPELLT, encoded by the coding sequence ATGAGCGATGAACAGGACCCCGAAACCTCTTCCCTGCCCGCCCCCGCCACCGGCGGGGTGCGGGACGTCGGCTGGACCGACGACAAGTGGGAATACCGCCCGCTGCGGCTGCCTCCCGGCATCACGCGGCCCAGCGCCGCCACCCAGCTGAGCATCCACGCCGAGTTCTCCGGCTGGGAGCTGTCGCGAGTGCTGCTCTACGCCGACGGCACCCGCAAGGTCTGGCTGCGCCGCAGGCGCAGCACCCCCGGCATCCCCGAACTGCTCACCTGA
- a CDS encoding YncE family protein, with the protein MRRLVAACITATVLTGCGSVGADDPLQVTDTLTAAEPAHAPRAATTPAGNVRPAPPTTLTTYLPGILATVHERTVSLYDTRDLNRPPRTLELPGTPATLRATPDGHLLAPQPDADLVARIDPATATAEQLRYPGGPLDATPVPGGLAVALRADNTIALPGGARATGFQRPAELLTLNGEVHVLDTLTTSLTPIDITTGDKQPALRAGTGATRTTADRYGRVLAVDTRGEELLAFDTKPLIMKQRYPVPGAPYGLAYDPARDLAWITLTATNELVGYDIAGGEPREVHRMPTVEQPDSVTVDPDTGRVYVASATGAGLQVVTP; encoded by the coding sequence TTGCGCCGACTGGTCGCCGCCTGCATCACCGCCACCGTGCTCACCGGCTGCGGCAGCGTCGGCGCCGACGACCCGCTGCAAGTCACCGACACCCTCACGGCCGCCGAACCCGCCCACGCGCCCCGCGCGGCCACCACGCCCGCGGGCAACGTCCGGCCCGCACCGCCCACCACCCTCACCACCTACCTGCCGGGCATCCTCGCCACCGTGCACGAGCGCACCGTGTCCCTCTACGACACCCGCGACCTCAACCGCCCGCCCCGCACCCTCGAGCTGCCCGGCACCCCCGCCACGCTGCGCGCCACGCCAGACGGCCACCTGCTCGCGCCCCAACCCGACGCCGACCTCGTCGCGCGCATCGACCCGGCCACCGCCACCGCCGAACAACTCCGCTACCCCGGCGGCCCCCTCGACGCCACCCCCGTGCCCGGCGGACTCGCCGTCGCCCTGCGCGCGGACAACACCATCGCCCTGCCCGGCGGCGCCCGAGCGACCGGCTTCCAACGCCCCGCCGAACTGCTCACCCTCAACGGCGAAGTCCACGTCCTCGACACCCTCACCACCTCGCTGACGCCCATCGACATCACCACCGGCGACAAGCAACCCGCCCTGCGCGCGGGCACCGGCGCCACCCGCACCACCGCCGACCGCTACGGCCGCGTCCTGGCCGTCGACACCCGCGGCGAGGAACTCCTCGCGTTCGACACCAAGCCGCTGATCATGAAACAGCGCTACCCCGTCCCCGGCGCCCCCTACGGCCTCGCCTACGACCCCGCCCGCGACCTCGCCTGGATCACCCTCACCGCGACCAACGAACTCGTCGGCTACGACATCGCAGGCGGCGAGCCCCGCGAAGTGCACCGCATGCCCACCGTCGAGCAACCCGACTCCGTGACCGTCGACCCCGACACCGGGCGCGTCTACGTCGCCTCGGCCACCGGGGCAGGACTACAGGTGGTGACGCCATGA
- a CDS encoding undecaprenyl-diphosphate phosphatase encodes MLEWVQLSWLQAMVLAVVQGLTEFLPISSSGHLRIVSELFFGVDAGASFTAVTQIGTELAVVIFFAKDIVRLVGTWFRGLVNAEVRRTQDYRLAWFVIVGSIPIAVLGLLFQDMIRGALRSLWVTGAMLIVFGVLLGLAERFGRQVRAQDELTMRDGVLMGLAQSLALIPGVSRSGGTITAGLSLGLTRPTAVRFSFLLAIPAVFAAGLSEIPHVFEGGPGLQPSGVQMIVATVVAGVVGFACIAWLLRFVERHSVYLFVWYRIGLGLLVFALLGFGVMQP; translated from the coding sequence GTGCTGGAGTGGGTTCAGTTGTCGTGGTTGCAGGCCATGGTGCTCGCCGTGGTCCAGGGTCTGACCGAGTTCCTGCCGATTTCGTCGTCAGGGCATTTGCGGATCGTCTCGGAGTTGTTCTTCGGTGTGGACGCGGGTGCGTCGTTCACCGCGGTGACGCAGATCGGGACGGAACTGGCCGTGGTGATCTTCTTCGCGAAGGACATCGTGCGGTTGGTCGGAACGTGGTTCCGGGGTCTGGTGAATGCCGAGGTGCGGCGGACGCAGGACTACCGGTTGGCGTGGTTCGTGATCGTGGGCAGCATTCCGATCGCGGTTCTGGGGTTGTTGTTCCAGGACATGATCCGGGGCGCGTTGCGGAGCCTGTGGGTGACCGGGGCGATGCTGATCGTGTTCGGCGTGCTGCTGGGACTCGCTGAGCGGTTCGGCAGGCAGGTGCGGGCGCAGGACGAGCTCACGATGCGCGATGGCGTGCTGATGGGCTTGGCGCAGTCGTTGGCGTTGATTCCGGGCGTGTCCCGTTCCGGGGGTACGATCACCGCGGGCCTGTCGCTGGGGTTGACGCGGCCGACGGCGGTGCGGTTCTCGTTCCTGCTGGCGATTCCGGCGGTGTTCGCGGCGGGGCTCTCGGAGATCCCGCACGTGTTCGAGGGCGGTCCGGGTCTGCAGCCTTCGGGGGTGCAGATGATCGTGGCGACGGTCGTCGCGGGTGTGGTCGGTTTCGCCTGCATCGCGTGGTTGTTGCGGTTCGTGGAGCGCCACAGCGTGTACTTGTTCGTCTGGTACCGGATCGGGCTCGGTCTGCTGGTGTTCGCGTTGTTGGGCTTCGGTGTGATGCAGCCCTGA
- a CDS encoding MSMEG_4193 family putative phosphomutase, protein MATLILLRHARSAANGSGVLAGRSPGVGLDATGTSQVAGLGARLGEVPVSSVVVSPLQRCAETVREFAASRGLEPVVDERLSEVDYGQWTGRKVSELTGESLWSVVQQHPSAAVFPGGEGLAQVQARAVAAIREHDARVSAEFGPNAVWLACSHGDVIKSVLADALGLHLDGFQRIVVDPCSLSVVRYTETRPFVVKVNDTGADVSALLPPKEASSSDAVVGGSTGSSGAAS, encoded by the coding sequence GTGGCGACTCTCATCTTGCTCAGGCACGCACGGTCGGCGGCGAACGGTTCGGGGGTCCTCGCCGGGCGCAGCCCCGGGGTGGGGCTGGATGCGACGGGCACGTCGCAGGTGGCCGGCCTGGGGGCGCGGTTGGGTGAGGTTCCGGTGTCGTCGGTGGTGGTCTCGCCGTTGCAGCGGTGTGCGGAGACGGTGCGGGAGTTCGCGGCGTCGCGCGGGCTGGAACCGGTGGTGGACGAGCGGTTGTCCGAGGTGGACTACGGGCAGTGGACGGGGCGGAAGGTCTCGGAGCTGACGGGGGAGTCGTTGTGGTCGGTGGTGCAGCAGCACCCGTCGGCGGCGGTGTTCCCCGGCGGTGAGGGTTTGGCCCAGGTGCAGGCGCGCGCGGTGGCCGCGATCCGGGAGCACGACGCGCGGGTCTCGGCGGAGTTCGGCCCGAACGCGGTGTGGCTGGCCTGCTCGCACGGCGATGTGATCAAGTCCGTGTTGGCGGATGCGCTGGGTCTGCACCTGGATGGTTTTCAGCGGATCGTGGTGGATCCGTGCTCGTTGAGCGTCGTGCGGTACACGGAGACGCGGCCGTTCGTGGTGAAGGTGAACGACACAGGTGCGGACGTGTCGGCGTTGCTGCCCCCGAAGGAGGCGTCCTCCTCGGACGCGGTGGTGGGTGGTTCGACGGGATCGTCGGGCGCGGCGTCGTGA
- a CDS encoding DUF6314 family protein, with amino-acid sequence MTGGFAVEDVAAFFTGTWGVARGIVDDAGDRLGGFEGEAVFAAEPDGSLVYRERGELVLGAHRGSAQRTLRYRVTGPGRASVFFDYGDFFHDLDLRSGRWQVEHPCRADLYRGEFVVSGPDAWWQQWRVAGPAKAHTLTTDFVRVAG; translated from the coding sequence GTGACCGGCGGCTTCGCGGTCGAGGACGTGGCGGCGTTCTTCACCGGCACGTGGGGCGTGGCGCGCGGGATCGTCGATGACGCGGGTGACCGGCTGGGTGGCTTCGAGGGCGAGGCGGTGTTCGCGGCCGAGCCCGACGGGTCGTTGGTGTACCGGGAGCGCGGTGAGCTGGTGCTGGGGGCGCATCGGGGTTCCGCGCAGCGCACCTTGCGCTACCGGGTGACGGGTCCCGGTCGGGCGTCGGTGTTCTTCGACTACGGGGACTTCTTCCACGATCTGGATCTGCGGTCGGGCCGGTGGCAGGTGGAGCACCCGTGCCGGGCCGACCTGTACCGGGGCGAGTTCGTGGTGTCGGGCCCGGACGCGTGGTGGCAGCAGTGGCGGGTGGCGGGTCCGGCGAAGGCGCACACGTTGACGACGGATTTCGTGCGCGTCGCCGGGTAG